A window of the Physeter macrocephalus isolate SW-GA chromosome 7, ASM283717v5, whole genome shotgun sequence genome harbors these coding sequences:
- the AREG gene encoding amphiregulin isoform X1, translating to MTAPLLPPVPVVLSLLIFGSAHYTAGLDVNDTYSGKGEPLSGDHTADGVEVTSRNQMSLGSKISPESEMPSSNELSSGIDSDYAEEYDNEPQISGYIVDDLVRVEQVVKPKKDKTESEKTSDKPKRKKKGGKSGKNRRNRKKKNPCDAEFQNFCIHGECKFIEHLETVSCQCHQDYFGERCGEKSMKIHSMADSDLSKIALAAIAAFVSAMSFTAIAVVITLLLRKRYFREYEGAAEERKKLQQENGNAHAIA from the exons ATGACAGCTCCGCTGCTGCCGCCGGTGCCTGTGGTGCTGTCGCTCTTGATCTTCGGCTCAG CCCACTATACTGCTGGATTAGATGTCAATGACACCTACTCTGGGAAAGGGGAACCACTTTCTGGGGACCACACTGCTGATGGAGTTGAGGTGACCTCAAGAAATCAGATGTCCTTGGGAAGTAAGATTTCTCCTGAGAGTGAAATGCCTTCTAGTAACGAACTGTCCTCGGGGATCGACTCTGACTATGCAGAAGAGTACGATAACGAACCACAAATATCTGGCTACATTGTAGATGATTTAGTCAGAG ttgaacaGGTAGTTAAGCCCAAGAAAGACAAAACTGAAAGTGAAAAGACTTCAGATAaacccaaaagaaagaaaaagggaggcaaaagtggaaaaaacagaagaaatagaaagaagaaaaatccatgTGATGCAGAATTCCAAAATTTCTGCATTCATGGAGAATGCAAATTTATAGAGCACCTGGAAACAGTATCATGCCA ATGTCATCAGGATTACTTTGGTGAACGATGTGGGGAAAAGTCCATGAAGATTCACAGCATGGCTGACAGCGATTTATCAAAAATTGCTTTAGCAGCTATAGCTGCTTTTGTCTCCGCCATGAGCTTCACAGctattgctgttgttattacaCTCCT GCTTCGAAAACGATACTTCAGGGAATATGAAGGTGCAGCTGAAGAACGAAAGAAACTTcaacaagaaaatggaaatgcacATGCCATAGCATAA
- the AREG gene encoding amphiregulin isoform X2 produces MTAPLLPPVPVVLSLLIFGSAHYTAGLDVNDTYSGKGEPLSGDHTADGVEVTSRNQMSLGIEQVVKPKKDKTESEKTSDKPKRKKKGGKSGKNRRNRKKKNPCDAEFQNFCIHGECKFIEHLETVSCQCHQDYFGERCGEKSMKIHSMADSDLSKIALAAIAAFVSAMSFTAIAVVITLLLRKRYFREYEGAAEERKKLQQENGNAHAIA; encoded by the exons ATGACAGCTCCGCTGCTGCCGCCGGTGCCTGTGGTGCTGTCGCTCTTGATCTTCGGCTCAG CCCACTATACTGCTGGATTAGATGTCAATGACACCTACTCTGGGAAAGGGGAACCACTTTCTGGGGACCACACTGCTGATGGAGTTGAGGTGACCTCAAGAAATCAGATGTCCTTGGGAA ttgaacaGGTAGTTAAGCCCAAGAAAGACAAAACTGAAAGTGAAAAGACTTCAGATAaacccaaaagaaagaaaaagggaggcaaaagtggaaaaaacagaagaaatagaaagaagaaaaatccatgTGATGCAGAATTCCAAAATTTCTGCATTCATGGAGAATGCAAATTTATAGAGCACCTGGAAACAGTATCATGCCA ATGTCATCAGGATTACTTTGGTGAACGATGTGGGGAAAAGTCCATGAAGATTCACAGCATGGCTGACAGCGATTTATCAAAAATTGCTTTAGCAGCTATAGCTGCTTTTGTCTCCGCCATGAGCTTCACAGctattgctgttgttattacaCTCCT GCTTCGAAAACGATACTTCAGGGAATATGAAGGTGCAGCTGAAGAACGAAAGAAACTTcaacaagaaaatggaaatgcacATGCCATAGCATAA